GATCCGATTCAACTTGATGGCGAGGCTCAATGGCAGAAAGCTATTGATGCATGTGACCAGGTAATCGAATCAGGAGAATTTGCCCTTGAAGATAATTATTTTGCCAATTTTGCCACCGATAATGAAAATTCATCGGAGAACATCTGGGTCATTCCAACCGATCCGAAAAGAACAGGGTGGAAATATATGATAGCATATGCTACCCTCCATTATGAGAATAATAAGAGTTTCCCAGGATTCGAGGGAGGTCCGTGGAACGGATTCTGCGCAGTTCCCTCATTTTATGATTCATATGAAGAAAATGATGTTCGGCAGGACATGTGGATAGAAGGGCTTCAAACCAGTGTAGCCGGTGATACCCTTTATGGTGTTGAAAGAGTAGATGGTCCTTTGGTATTTGTAAATGAAGTGGGCAATCTTGAAAATGCTTATGAAAATGAAGGTGTAAGAATAGGAAAATTCGATTATACCAATTATAGAGATGCATGCGTGCAGGGTGATCTACCCATTTTCCGCTATGCCGATGTGCTGCTGATGAAAGCAGAAGCACTGATGCGGCAGAATGGCGGAGAACCTACAGGCGAAGCTCTTTCATTAGTTAATAGAGTTCGAAATAGAGCAGGTGTAGATCCACTCAGTATGAATGAATTGACCTTAGATACCCTGCTGGCCGAACGAGGCCATGAACTGGCCACTGAAGGTTGGAGACGTAACGATCTGATCCGTTTCGGTGAATTTATCAAACCTTTCTACGAAGATTCAGATGTTAAAAACATTCAGAAAAAGGTGGTCAATGAGGAATATGTTCGTCTTTTCCCAATTCCTGAACAGCAGATCAACGCCAACCCGAACCTGGAACAGAACCCGGGTTACTAGTAAAGGCGTTTAAAATTATACAGTCTACCTTAATCCCGGCTCCGGCAACCCCGAAGCCGGGATTTTTTACAGGAGTGTTTAAAAGGCAGAATGGTTTGCAATCAATAAGAATTGCTGTAGATATAAATTCTGAATTATTCTTTATATTCGCATAAAAACTTCCTTATGCTTCCACTGGATCAGGATCTGCAAACCCCGAAAGACAATCTTGAAGACTTCGCCAATCTTTCTATAAGAGTATTGAATCACCTTACCAATGTATTGAGCGATTCTGAAATCAAAGGCAAATACATTATCCACAATTCCGTTATTGCTGATAATGTCAAATATCTGCGGCCGATTAATCGGGAATTGATACTGTTTGAAGAAGATTCATTCAGAAACCATTTTGAGCAGTTCAGGAGGATCATCAGCCGGTTGAAGAAGCGCAAGCTGGATTTTAACCAGGAAGATTTTT
The sequence above is drawn from the Bacteroidales bacterium genome and encodes:
- a CDS encoding RagB/SusD family nutrient uptake outer membrane protein — protein: MRHKLMIMILGGIFLLGSCTELEQEPASELTNDQFFQNERQVLAAIGPAYSSLNYPGADWDILRQSDICMIPTRGRHWYDGGTHLRSHWHDWNLSEANGPWTYAYGGISTCNRIQFQIDQLEDPSQTVLDLLKELRALRAYYYFWALEFYGNVPIVKKHDVPEGYAPDNQSREEVYNFVVSELEEAVPDLPEEVSTQTYGRMTKWAGYTLLAKLYLNSKVYTGDPIQLDGEAQWQKAIDACDQVIESGEFALEDNYFANFATDNENSSENIWVIPTDPKRTGWKYMIAYATLHYENNKSFPGFEGGPWNGFCAVPSFYDSYEENDVRQDMWIEGLQTSVAGDTLYGVERVDGPLVFVNEVGNLENAYENEGVRIGKFDYTNYRDACVQGDLPIFRYADVLLMKAEALMRQNGGEPTGEALSLVNRVRNRAGVDPLSMNELTLDTLLAERGHELATEGWRRNDLIRFGEFIKPFYEDSDVKNIQKKVVNEEYVRLFPIPEQQINANPNLEQNPGY